In Pleurodeles waltl isolate 20211129_DDA chromosome 5, aPleWal1.hap1.20221129, whole genome shotgun sequence, the DNA window gtcactgttcccgTCTCTCTTGTGGACTTTTGTAGAAGACCTCATTCCCCCAGTCGTCAAACATAACACTTGCAGATCTAATGAGAGCTTGTTGTGGTCCTTTCCACTATTGCCACAGACACTAAGCTCCACCTATTCAATGGGCTGGACCTGGAATTGCTCCAAATGTACTAAATGCTTGTAGAAATGGTTATGGTGAAGAAGAGCATATGTGAATCAATTAAAAATAGGAATACTTACTGAGAACAATGAAAACCTTTAACCCTTGAATTGTTGATCACCCCAACTAGGTTTTGTTGCTATGTCTGACTCAGATATTGACTTCAGGTTGGGTGAACATGATTGGCCAATAACAATCCTAGACATATCCACTTTATTTGGTAAATCCCTTTATTccagttctttaaaaaaataaaatgtgcctTGTTATATCATTCCTTCTGTGCTGAGTTCCATCTAAAAATTAGTAACTGTGCTCTGACAACTGAGGAAACGCCACACCCACATTATAACACGACTGGGAAACATACACTGTCTATTTGCCAGTCATAAATAACATCCAAAATCCAAAGAAAACAAACTTTCCCATGAGTCCcacatttctttttaaatacaagttaagcactgcatcAATAGGGGTACGAATACAGCATGTTTTGGGGATAGACCGCTCATATCCAAAGGGATAGGAACAGACTCCCAGCACAACACGAATAGAATAATCATTATAACTTCAAAAAGGTGCTAGTATTCAAAGAAGCTTACTAAAGCCGCAACTCTAGTGTTCACTCATTTAGATAAGAGAGATCTCTGAACACTCATTCTCTCTCCGTtgccttttcttttttaccatcTACCTGTACTTAGAAAATCCCATCTCTACTGCTCCCAAACCACCACGTAGAACTAGTCTTAGACCTGGTAATAGCTTGATGGACAACTGTAACATAAAGTACACTGGTCTATTTGGAATATTCCCACATAGACTTCAAAAGGTTCGAAATCCAGCTGCTGGGCTGAGCCTTAATTTCTGAGGATGGGAATACATCATGCTAGACCTAAGCACCATCCATAAGCTTCCATTGGAGACTAGGATCAAATCCAAAACCCTTGGCACAAGCCACATTGTAATAGGAGGACCAAGCTGCTCCCAAAAACTGATTAACCCGAGAACTTAGAGCAGCACATTGGCACTCAATCATACTTAAAACATTTATACGATTGAAGCACAAAGGCAAAGCAGTAGAACACTGGTCAACCAACCTGAACTGAGGATGAATGATAAAACTACAGGGGTCACTGTCAATGACCCAAACAAATAATACTGCTCATTGAAGCTACCCCACATCTGACAACATTCAACAGGCAGGGACTGACAAAGGTCACTATGAATACCCACCTCCTATTCTGTCTGGATTGTAATTGGCAGAGAAAGTCAAGTTTGACCACGGTTCTAATAACCAAACCCTAACTAAGCCCACACCTATTTGCCTCATCCCACTCTCCCAAGGTGATGTTCACAATTAACAGGCCTTTACCAGAACTCATGCCGTGTAATCCTTCAAATGAGTTTACCAACAATACGAAATATTTCTTGTGTAACTGGTACTTCAAAGTAACCTGTGGGTGACAAATCagtgcattacaaaaaataaacagtACAATTATTTCCACCCGTATCAAGCAACTGGTCAAACGTACATTAATTCTATCCACCAATCCAACAACCAATGAGTCCACCAACCAGTGAATGACTCAAGCAACCAATAAATTCATGGGTGATTAAAGTTGCAGTTAAATACCTGAAGAGGGTTTAGTAGAACAAATAAGTAGTTCAACACAAGAGAGTTTCCATCGACGAGTAATGGAATTCCAATTGCCCAAGTCAATCCGAACTGTGGTGTGCAAAAGACAACAGCTTTGACCAGCTTCTtcaccacctcctcatcctccaaTGGACCATCTGAAACTGACGGCCTCATAAGTGTTCGAATCACAACCGCAAGTCCAAGAAAGTTACCAAGAAGAATTATTATTGTTGGGACTGTGAAGGCGTAAGCGGCACCAGAAGAACTTTCCAACCAACACACGTCCTTCTTCCGGTAACGGTTCAGAGGGTAGAAATGGAAGTAGGTGATGCAAGCAATGATGACAGGGCAAGCGTACCCCAGTATCACTGCAAGAGCTGTAAACTCTCGCTTTGTGACATGGTGAAATACAAAAACCAGCCGGCTCACCAAGAAGAGCGTTTGGACCAGAGTCCAGAAGAGGAAGGCAAGGAGAGAAACATGTGCGCAGAAGGTTAGCACAAAGCAGACTTCCTCGTGATCTCTGATGTGGATAATACCTCCTGCAAGGAAAGAGATATTACTCAAGAGCAGGCAAAGAGAAATGTTCAGGATGATTACGTGTCGGTAGCAAGCCGTAACATGAGTAATGCCCTGAATGAGAGCTGTCTGCAGCGTAATGCACAGTGATAGGGATGCCATGGAGATTCCAAGACCAACATTAGTTATATAACTCAGGATGGCTTCATTCTTACTGTCGATCAGTGACTCTGATGCTGACATTAGGATGGCATAAGAGGTGAGGTGGCCGCAAATGCAACGTGTGACTCCACTGGTGACCTCTGTCCAGCACCCTTCTGAAGACCACATCTCCAAGGTAGTGTTCCAGAAGACGCATCGGGCACTTTCATCGCACAATCTGCTCTTGCACATAAATGTCATATTAACATTAGCTATATTGTTCCTTTTATAATTCACAAGCATTATATTAGTCATAATCTCACTGGAGATGGCATACCCATTTACAAGTGCACTAGCGTCCTCCATATTACCCGGAAAACCAATTCCCAAAGTTTTGAAAATCACTGATGTGAAATGAATTTTGCAGTTGAAAGAGGAAAGATTCCCATCCGCTTGACCTGGATATGATACATTGACCCATGTTGTGAACTCCACAATGCTGCTATTACTGTATTGGCTGCAAGGGCTGGATGCGCTGTGAAGTtcaatatttgtatatgttttattaatgatCTCATCGCTGCCTCCCAATCCAGTCAACAGATATTCCATGGAAGTCAGAAGCTGACTGCCCAACCGGCTATATCCTGTCGTTGCTGCTAtccatatgtttttattcagaagtTTGTCCGCAATCGCGATGACATCCTGCAAGTGAAAGAAAGAAGATATCAACACACGTACTAGAACTTTTTTAGATTTTATGCACCCAGCATTTTAATTTGTCAATATCATGTGTTTCTTTGCTTTATTCTTAAACATTTGAGAATTGGTTTAAACCTGTTGGTCACAGGCTCTGATCTGAAAACATATTAGATCAATGTAACCCTgaaatcttgagtctgtcacatCAAACATCATGACCATTGCCCTCACAGAAATTTGATGGACCTATTTTGTTGGACCTTTTGGATCTGGCAATTGTGGCAATGATGTACGTATTGGttgagcacagcctactcacagcTAGGACACTCCCCTAgatgttttctttcttaaacctcACGTAGTCAAAGAGAGTAAGGGATGGGTTTTAAAAATTGATGATAGTGGAAAATCATATGATAGTAGACGAAGTGCTAAACCTGAAGTAAAACCTGTCAGTGGAATTTACTTCACTACGCTATCTTTAGGGTGGATGGAAATTCCCACCCTCCAGCAACTGCTGCATTTCTCTAAGTCCTTTCCAGGGGGCTCTTTTGTCACCAGGGTCCGGCTCGGCTTCTTCTTCTTTTCAGTAGtaaggcacctttctctttctttcctcgcGAATATGAAGTTTGCTAAATAGAAACACAAGTCTAGAAGCTGACACATGGCAATCAGGCAAAGACCCAAATCAGTCAATTTTAGGTACTCTCAAAGCCCAACAAAGTTGCTGTGCTCATGATGCAATGTCACATCTGGAACATCACCAATAAGGGTACATGGCCAAAAAGCACACACATTATTATAGCACTGTACAAGAGCATTTGCACATCACCATGAGCACCTCTATCTACGCAGATGAATATTGTTCATGTCCTCGTGTTCAAAAATCACATGAGATACCAGCAGGAAACTGGTCTACAGATTAAAAAGTCTCCcacaagacattttctgctcaaattAGTCGACCACGAGGGGTTAATTATGGGAAATTGCACACCCACCAAGATCTTGCAAAATTCCAATAATGCAATATTTGTTTTCTGAAGTCCATAAACTGTGCGGATGTTAAAAAATATCACCTATGCCTGACCTTAGCACTATGGACAGGCAAGAATGGCTGCTCTAACCAAGAGTCTCCCCTGTGATTCACTGCAGTAGCTTCACCTGTAGGCCAGAACAGGTCTTTGATCCCTGAATCTATTGCTGGCATACCTTACATGCATACACAGGGCTGAGGTAACCATTATCATTTAATATTGTTAGTATAGTTCTAAAGCATACAATACCTTAAATAAAGGGCATCTTGGTGCTAAAACCCATCACAAAGGACTGCACCAAAGCTATCCACAGAAAGTAAAACTAACATAAACCAAAACAACCAAGCAACACAAGCTTCCCTAAAGCAATGTAAGTGGGGCAGAACATCTTAAACCACACGTACAATAGCAACAGAAAAGGTATAACAAGAGTAAAGAAAAGCAACCAGGTTTTCGGGCTTTCTTAAACACCAAATGGATACAATTAAGATGTAATTCAACtgacaaacatttgcaaagctTGGTGACCAAGTGAGGAAACGATCATCCTCGAGCCCTAAGTTTGTAAATTTTAGGCAACACCAAGTAACACAAAGAGGCAAAGGTAACATTGCGAGTCGGAGGTTGCAAAGAGTTGAGTCTGTGAATGAAACTGGAACTTTTAGCATGAATTGCATTTTTAAAGGTTCACAGACTCCTAAATGGTACCTcctgtattttatatttttctacacTGTAACCCTATTTTACTGATACGTAAATAAATATAGGTTTTCTATTGTTAATTCCACATGTTAATACCTTGACGATATGTGTACCGCATAGGTGCATATATGTGGCGTTAAGTATAGAAAAGCTAGATTACTTGCCTGtcgattttttaatgtattaatattTTGTTCCGCTGATATTGTGGGTTTGGTGTTCAGGATGCACACCGTCCCTGTGGTCATGGAGGCGAGTATAATCTAAACAGGGTGATAAgggccttttttagggtcgagcctgcgttgaagggatcggagccctgtcaacgtcacgtcagtgttttttattggttggtgggcttgcctaataaaatctgcttgctttcattagtcgaaggcacgcatacgtcatgccttttctggtggctagccctcctagagcgcagcgaccaagtacagaaaacatgtga includes these proteins:
- the LOC138296993 gene encoding adhesion G-protein coupled receptor F3-like; its protein translation is MLNIDEIGDHYNSIEERYMKRVPGALQSLAGSTANRSDPIPPSYARKILEVLGNISLGVVQSNQPLSVNASLDVIAIADKLLNKNIWIAATTGYSRLGSQLLTSMEYLLTGLGGSDEIINKTYTNIELHSASSPCSQYSNSSIVEFTTWVNVSYPGQADGNLSSFNCKIHFTSVIFKTLGIGFPGNMEDASALVNGYAISSEIMTNIMLVNYKRNNIANVNMTFMCKSRLCDESARCVFWNTTLEMWSSEGCWTEVTSGVTRCICGHLTSYAILMSASESLIDSKNEAILSYITNVGLGISMASLSLCITLQTALIQGITHVTACYRHVIILNISLCLLLSNISFLAGGIIHIRDHEEVCFVLTFCAHVSLLAFLFWTLVQTLFLVSRLVFVFHHVTKREFTALAVILGYACPVIIACITYFHFYPLNRYRKKDVCWLESSSGAAYAFTVPTIIILLGNFLGLAVVIRTLMRPSVSDGPLEDEEVVKKLVKAVVFCTPQFGLTWAIGIPLLVDGNSLVLNYLFVLLNPLQLPVEPQVINLLKKFFGYSPQSVSERMLQVHAKNKQGDDETDLDEHMEGLVLIVAILAKCKSSDRPKFSMQRAVESEKILLESGYLSVNGKPLLTNRPEAVVVPFDFMVYAVESIREIKKRERRHHVCHGDITAK